In Dermochelys coriacea isolate rDerCor1 chromosome 10, rDerCor1.pri.v4, whole genome shotgun sequence, one DNA window encodes the following:
- the LOC119863057 gene encoding uncharacterized 12.3 kDa protein in nifK-nifY intergenic region-like produces MRGLMAAVTELPLAPSCAVCWHRGGRDLWVRPGLGAIALPPIQTAGNSVGLPRPTPACRGSLRLLAPASAPQLGPSTSSGRPAAQARGNLPGNLRRGAAEPHPARAGCAQQQVERPGLG; encoded by the coding sequence ATGAGAGGCTTGATGGCTGCTGTGACAGAGCTGCCCTTAGCTCCTTCCTGTGCCGTGTGCTGGCACCGCGGGGGAAGGGACCTTTGGGTGCGCCCAGGTCTGGGTGCAAttgccctgccccccattcaGACTGCGGGCAACAGCGTGGGTCTCCCGCGTCCCACCCCTGCTTGCAGGGGCAGCCTGAGGCTACTGGCCCCGGCCAGCGCACCGCAGCTGGGCCCCAGCACCAGCTCTGGACGGCCCGCTGCGCAGGCACGTGGAAACCTGCCGGGCAACCTCCGCCGCGGGGCTGCTGAGCCCCACCCAGCGCGGGCCGGCTGCGCGCAGCAGCaggtggagaggccggggctgggctAG